The DNA sequence GGTGCCCACCCTGGAACGCACCTCCGGCGACGCGCTGAGCTGGGCCGGCATCAGCGGCCCGCAGGGCCCCGCGCGCATCCGGCGCGGAGGATTGGTCGAGGACGCCGCAACGCACCTGCCGCCGGTCGACGAGCGCGTCGTCAACCCGGTCGGCTTCGTCAGCGCCGCCGGGCGGCGCCTCGGCACGCTGGCCGCGCGCGGGGGACGGCCGGTGGTCGTCAGCGGCCGCCAGACCGTGGCGGAGCTGCCCGAATCCGGAGCCGTCAGCGAGGTCGACCTGGCGCGCCTGCGCAGTCTGCGCGGCATCCAGGTCGAGTGGTCGGGCTACAGCGGGCCGCTGCCGGTGCTGCGCGCCGTCATCGGCCTGGCGGCCGGGGGAGTGCCGGTCTTCGCCGAGGCGGTGCCCGGCTGGGCGGAGCCGCTGGGCGAGGAACTCGGCGCGCTGCTCACCTCGGTCTGCGCCGAGCACCTCGGCGATCGGCTGGACCGCGAGCGCTACAGCGTCGCGCTGCGCCGGTGCGCGCTGCGTACGCACGCCACCGCCGCGCGATGGCGTGAACTGGGGGCACAGGCCCAACTGGGGCCGCTGCCCGAGCCGCGGGTGTCGGTGCTGCTGTGCACCCGCCGCCCCGAACTGGTCGGGTTCGCCTTGGACCAGGTCGCCCGCCAGCGCGGAGTGGACCTGGAGGTCGTCCTGGCCCTGCACGGATTCGGCGCCGACGCCCCGGGGGTGGCCCGCGCGATCGACCGCTTCGCCGCCGGCGGGCGGGAGATCACCGTTTACGAGGCCGAGCGCGGCGAGGTCTTCGGCGCGGTCCTCAACCGCACGGCTGCGCGGGCCGCGGGGACCGTGATCGCCAAGTGGGACGACGACTTCTACGGCCCCCACCACCTGGCCGACCTCATGCTGGCCCGCACCTACGCCGCTGCGGACGTGGTGGGCTGCGGCCCGGAGTTCGTCTACCTGGAGGAGATCGACCGCACGGTGTGGCGGCCCGGCGAGTCCGAGCGGGCCGTCGGCTTGGTCTCGGGCGGCAGCCTGCTGACCGACCGGGTCGTCCTGGAGGAGTGCGGCTGGTTCCGCCGGCTGCCCCGCGCCGTGGACACCCAGTTGATGCTGGCCGTGGGCGCCGCGGGCGGACGGGTCTACCGGACGCACGCGCACAACTATCTGGTGCGCCGCCGTTCGGCCGGGCACACCTGGACGGAGGACGACGCGTACTTTCTGCGTGACGCCCAGCGGCAGTGGCCGGGGCGGCGGCTCGCGGGACTCGCGGGGCGCGAGCCGGCCGGCGCGCCCGGCGCGGGCGCCTCGCAGAAGGAAGGAGAGACGGATTGACGATCGTCGACGACGGCGCCGCGGAGGGCCCCGAGGAGGCGGCCGGCATCCGCGCGCAGGAGTCCGCGGCCCCGCCCCGGCCCTGGATCCGCCGCAACGATTACACGGACCTGCAGGTGCCCGCGCTCGGCGCCTGGGAGCCCCGCCTGGACGTGAGCGTGGTCGTCCCCGCCCACGGGCACCAGGACAAGCTCGACCTGGTGCTGGCCGCGCTGGCCGCGCAGAGTTATCCCGGACACCTCATGGAGGTGGTCGTCGTCGACGACGGCAGCACGCCGCCGCTGCGCATGCCCGAGGTGCGTCCCGAGAACGCCCGGCTGATCACGGCCGACGACGGGGGATGGGGCTCGGCACACGCGGTCAACTGCGGTGTCGCCGCCTCCGAGGGGGCGGTGGTGCTGCGTCTGGACGCCGACATGCTCGTGTACCGGGACCACGTCGAATCGCAGCTGCGCTGGCACCACCTCGCCGACTACGCCGCGGTGCTCGGGCACAAGCTGTTCGTCCCCTTCACCCCCGGCGAGCCGAGCGCCGAGGAGGTCCACGCCGCCGTCGCCGCGGGGCGGACGGCCGACCTGTTCGACGCCGCCGCGGCCGAGCGGCACTGGATCGAGAGAATCATCGACCGCACCGAGGCGCTGACGGCCGCCGACCACCTGGCCTACCGGGTGTTCATCGGCGCCACCGGATCGCTGCACCGCACCCTGTTCGACGAGGCCGGGGGACTGGCGGGCGAACTCGTGCTGGGCGGCGACTCCGAGTTCGCCTACCGCCTCGCCCAGACCGGTGCCGTGTTCGTGCCCGACTCCGAATCCAGCAGCTGGCACCTCGGACGCACCCAGATGCAGACCCGGCGCGAGGCCGGCGCCCGGTACCGCCACCCCTACGTCGCCGCGCGCGTGCCGGACTTCGAGAACCGGCGCAAGCAGGGTCCGCGGCAGTGGATGGTGCCCTACGTCGACGTGGTGGTCGACGTGACCGGGGTATCGCTGGAGGACGCCGACACCACGGTGGCCGCGCTGCTGGGCGGCGGCACCGCCGATGTGCGGGTCACGCTGCTGGGCCCGTGGTCGAAGCTGACCGAGGAGCGCCGCTCGCCGCTGGAGGAGGAGCTGCTGGATCTGCGGCTGATCCGCGAGACCTTCCGGGGTGAGAGCCGGGTGGTCTTCGCCGACGCCGAGCCCCAACGCGACCCGAACGTGCCCTTCCGGCTGGTGATGCCCGCCGGAGTCCACCCGACGCGGAGCTTCCTGGAGCGCATCACCCAGGCCGCGAACAGGAATTCGGCGGGGCTGCTGCGGGTCACGGCGCCCGGGGTGGCCGCGCACGGTCCGGGTTCGATGCGGTTGGAGCGCACCGCGGCCTTCGCCCGGGCACGCAGGCTGGGCGCCGGCGGAGAAGGGCTCGACGACGCCATCGACCGGCTGTGGGGCCAGCACTGGATCGGCGGTCAGGGGCTCTTCGTCGAAGGCGAGGACGACGCGGACGCAGTGCCGCACGACTGGCGGGGGCGGCTGCGCAAGGCCGAGGAGGAGGCGGCGGCCCAGCGGGCGCGGGCCGACCGCCTGGAACGGCGGTTGCGCTGGCTCGGTCGCGGGCTGCCGCGGCGGCTGGCCGACCGGTTGACCCGCTGATCCCGCCCCGGTTCGGCCGGGGCGGGAGGCCCTCGCGGGCGGCGGGCATCAGGGCACGATGAGGCTGAGCCCCTCCGCGGCGAGCGCGTCGCGCTCCTCGCCCTCGATCTCGACGGTGTGCCGGAAGGTCAGCAGCATCCCGTTCTTGGTCTCGCGGGCGTCGGCGAGTTCGATGCCGTCGCGCACCCGCGCGCCCGAACGCACCGGCTGCAGGAAGCGGACGCGGTTCAGGCCGTAGTTGATCGCCATCGTGGGCGCCTTCTCCAGCCGCCACACCTGCGGGCTGAAGGCCGACAGCAGGGACAGGGTGAGGAACCCGTGGGCGATGGTCCCGCCGAACGGGCCCTGCTCGGCCTTCTCGCGGTCGACGTGGATCCACTGGTGGTCGCCGGTCGCGTCGGCGAACTTGTCGATGGATTCCTGGGTGACGGTGTGCCAGTCGCTGTAGCCGAGGTGCTCGCCCTTGGCGGCGACGAGTTCGGCGAGGTCGGTGAAGGTCCGCATGTTCGTGTCGACTCCTTAGCCCAACGGAAGACTGCTCAGACTCTAGCGAACCGACCGTTCGGTATGGGAGGGGGAGGCCGGCAGCGGTCCCGGCTTCCGGGAATAGCAGCCGCGGCCCGTGGGGACCGTCCGCTCGGCGGCAAGCCGGCTTGCTCGCTGGGCGATCTGCGCCCCATTGCCGCAACTCCTGCTGTGGCCGGTTCGCACGCGGTCCCCGAGGGGTATCTGTGCGGCACACCGATGACGACAGGATGAAAACGCCCACTGCCCAGGTCTAGCGAACCGACCGCTCGGTATGTAAGGGGGGGTCGACGGCCCCTGAGCCCGGGAACAGCGGCCGCGGCCCGTGCGGACCGCCGGACGCTCAACCGGCCGGTGCGGCGAAGGCACGCAGGTCGTCGAAGACCACCCGGCCGCGGTA is a window from the Streptomonospora litoralis genome containing:
- a CDS encoding MaoC family dehydratase, with the protein product MRTFTDLAELVAAKGEHLGYSDWHTVTQESIDKFADATGDHQWIHVDREKAEQGPFGGTIAHGFLTLSLLSAFSPQVWRLEKAPTMAINYGLNRVRFLQPVRSGARVRDGIELADARETKNGMLLTFRHTVEIEGEERDALAAEGLSLIVP
- a CDS encoding glycosyltransferase yields the protein MTIVDDGAAEGPEEAAGIRAQESAAPPRPWIRRNDYTDLQVPALGAWEPRLDVSVVVPAHGHQDKLDLVLAALAAQSYPGHLMEVVVVDDGSTPPLRMPEVRPENARLITADDGGWGSAHAVNCGVAASEGAVVLRLDADMLVYRDHVESQLRWHHLADYAAVLGHKLFVPFTPGEPSAEEVHAAVAAGRTADLFDAAAAERHWIERIIDRTEALTAADHLAYRVFIGATGSLHRTLFDEAGGLAGELVLGGDSEFAYRLAQTGAVFVPDSESSSWHLGRTQMQTRREAGARYRHPYVAARVPDFENRRKQGPRQWMVPYVDVVVDVTGVSLEDADTTVAALLGGGTADVRVTLLGPWSKLTEERRSPLEEELLDLRLIRETFRGESRVVFADAEPQRDPNVPFRLVMPAGVHPTRSFLERITQAANRNSAGLLRVTAPGVAAHGPGSMRLERTAAFARARRLGAGGEGLDDAIDRLWGQHWIGGQGLFVEGEDDADAVPHDWRGRLRKAEEEAAAQRARADRLERRLRWLGRGLPRRLADRLTR
- a CDS encoding glycosyl transferase family 2, with the translated sequence MRGDSPALVTHIGPGAGRDLAALPLRPGDRRVDLERVGAHGGALLKAPADTRPGAGGHGDDRPVGLVAVVAATLADLRRAVAMAGRLPRTHHLVAVLTAASGHHDPPLPSPPGHGQWRELQEARVRRLDDGGWVCELFFLEPVETGPALDAVASGAIGRRRGPAVTPAVALSGPDAAPWVPGTVPPATPKPEGPVERRRTTPLADVALRVGTQKQPPWEDTEVPTLERTSGDALSWAGISGPQGPARIRRGGLVEDAATHLPPVDERVVNPVGFVSAAGRRLGTLAARGGRPVVVSGRQTVAELPESGAVSEVDLARLRSLRGIQVEWSGYSGPLPVLRAVIGLAAGGVPVFAEAVPGWAEPLGEELGALLTSVCAEHLGDRLDRERYSVALRRCALRTHATAARWRELGAQAQLGPLPEPRVSVLLCTRRPELVGFALDQVARQRGVDLEVVLALHGFGADAPGVARAIDRFAAGGREITVYEAERGEVFGAVLNRTAARAAGTVIAKWDDDFYGPHHLADLMLARTYAAADVVGCGPEFVYLEEIDRTVWRPGESERAVGLVSGGSLLTDRVVLEECGWFRRLPRAVDTQLMLAVGAAGGRVYRTHAHNYLVRRRSAGHTWTEDDAYFLRDAQRQWPGRRLAGLAGREPAGAPGAGASQKEGETD